A stretch of the Psychroserpens sp. Hel_I_66 genome encodes the following:
- a CDS encoding L-threonylcarbamoyladenylate synthase yields MTESESITEALTVLKQGGIILYPTDTIWGIGCDATNYEAVKKIYKLKQRDDSKALICLVNNYGMLEKHVDNVPNMAYTILDIAVKPTTIIYDDPAGIAENLIAEDNTLAIRVVKHKFCEKLIRYLKKPLVSTSANISGKPTPKSFKEISDEILKGVDYVVNLQNEKSQSQPSTIIKLSNSGMVKIIRE; encoded by the coding sequence TTACAGAAGCCCTCACCGTTTTAAAACAAGGAGGAATCATCCTCTATCCTACTGATACAATTTGGGGAATCGGCTGCGATGCAACAAATTATGAAGCGGTTAAAAAAATCTACAAACTCAAACAAAGAGACGACTCTAAAGCATTGATTTGTTTGGTTAACAACTACGGAATGCTTGAAAAACATGTAGATAATGTGCCAAATATGGCTTACACCATTTTAGACATTGCAGTAAAACCCACGACCATTATCTACGATGATCCTGCAGGCATTGCAGAAAATCTAATTGCAGAAGATAACACACTAGCCATACGCGTCGTGAAACATAAATTTTGTGAGAAACTAATTAGGTATCTCAAAAAACCATTGGTATCTACTTCTGCTAATATTAGCGGTAAGCCTACGCCAAAATCCTTTAAAGAAATAAGTGACGAGATTTTAAAAGGTGTGGACTATGTCGTAAATTTGCAAAACGAAAAAAGCCAGTCACAACCATCTACAATTATCAAATTAAGTAATTCTGGGATGGTTAAGATTATTAGAGAATAG